CCCCTTCCTCCCCCTTCCTCCTCCCCCCGCCTGCTGGATGCGTGGATCCCCCCTTTTGGCGTTGATTTTACTGTGAGATTCTGATGCCGGGTATTTATCAGCCCGCTGCCTTGTCTGGTCCAGTTTTGTACTGCCATCCgcgcctttttttttttgaattgccACAGTTGGTTTCATTCATATCAGTATTTGGTTACAAGAAACGTGGCTCGCCCCCTTGTGTGTGGTCGAATTTAGCAATGTCACAATTAGCGCGCTTGCCTCCTTGTGTTAACCTCGGTGGTTGCAATTTGCTGTCTGAAATTGTGAGAAAATTTCCTCATTGGTATGCGTGCACTTGCTACTTCTACTGTTTTATCTTCTCTGCATTTGCTACTTCTAACAGAACCCGGTAGTTGCTTACGATAAATCTGTTAATCGTATCAAAACAATCTGGTAATTACAATAAAGAATGTAGTAGCTACTTTCAAGAAACATTGCCGACACTTATATCAGAGAGCTTTCGGAAAATCTGGCAGTTGTATCAAAATAACCTGCTAGCTGCTTGATAGAATGTGGAAGCTACTTTTAAGAATCCAAACCGATAGTTTTATTCAAGAATTTGATAGTTGCTTTCAACAAACCTGATAGCAGTGTCAAAATAATCTGATGACTGCATGAAAGAATGTGGTAGTTCTTTTGAATGTCACTATTAGCGCGCTTGCCTCCTTGTGTGGTCTGAAAGTGTGAGCAATTTCCTCATTGCTATGCAGTTACTACTTCTACTGTGTTTCCTTGTCGTGTATTTACCTTTTCTTCTATCTATTGCAACTCATAACACTAGTCCGTGgttgatatccttgtttaggtAGTTAATGTTGGATTCTGTACTGAAACCTAAGTTGACAGTATTATTCTTATCAGCACTCGGTTTTTTTTTTTAATATAATGGTCATTATCTATATGTGTATCCAGCTTGCTCGTGAGGCGGTTGGGCGCGAGATCCAACAGAAGAAAGAGGAGCTGTACGACGTGATCGCCAAGGCGGAGCAGAGTTTTGGGACTAGCAACTTCCAGAACCTGCGCCTACTCCAGCACCTCTCCGTGCAAGCCAACCCAAGGCCGTGGGACTGGGAGTGGTACGATGACATGCAACTTGTCCATTTGTTCTTCTGCTTCTTCCTTTTCATTCTTGCTTGTAGCTGATGATGTAGCCTGGTCTGACCCACCAACCTGCAGGCGCCATCTCCGGTTTTCGAGGAGGGTCAACAGCGTGCTGGAGATGGCCGGCTTCGTCTCGCTCGGTTGCATGGTGTCCCACTGGTCCAAGAAGTACAAGCAATTGCGTGAAGCGAGGGAGGAGCTCCGGGGCCTGGAGGAAGAGCTCCGTGTGCTGAAGGAAGAGCATGAAGCAGGAGAATGGCATCGCCCGATGTCGAACCAGGATTGATGCGAATCTGAGATGTTGCTTCTGGCAATGACGGACGGGCTATAATCAGGCCGGGCTGGTGGTAGTAGTAGTAAGGCAAGACGATTGTAGGTGAATAGTAGACTGATGTGATGTTTTGGTGCGAGGTATGCTGATGTTGTTCCCGATCGAATGATTGATTGGATGAGCCGTTGTGGGTGATGGCTGGCCAGCGGTTCTGATCCTGTGGTTGCTGCCGGTTTATTGTTTGATGACTCGTATGTAGGTGGTAAATCTGCATTATGTTGGTtggaaatctatacctaataataaaggagctaaggtttctgctaaaattttcgtcaacgcttttttttggaccgttttgccctcccaccaaatcacataATACTGCACTTGCCATCATGGTACCAGTTCAGTTATAACGTTTCCATCCAGACCGCACCCGGAACCTCCCAGATCCGCAGCCATTGGGCCTGGTGAGGCACGATGCTCCCCAGATCCGCATAGTCGACATTGGGCCTGGTGAGATACGGTGCTCGCGGTCATGATCCCCTCCCCTTCCACCCGTGCAATATTAGCACCACCTCGCTTTCCTATACAAATTCACACGAGTTTATATACGCCAGGTTTCTGGATATCAGCAAGCCTCCCCAGAAGAACAGAAAGTAGCAGCACTATTCGGCCTAAGAGATCTAATGATGAGAAAGGAATTAACTTCGCCAATGTGATAATGGGAGAGAGCGGGAGCGATTGAAAGGAGCACAACAGCCAGGACAGAGACGAGATGCGCCATCGATGTTGCCATCCCGAGATGTGGAGCGAACGCCGGCGGCCAGATGCGGTGGTGGAGACCTTGGCGGCGTGCAAGCGCTGCAGAGTCAGTGGCCCGCAGTAGGAGAGCAGCTGATTGTGGCGGTGTGGCCGGAGCCTGACCACGGTCGCGGCAGCTCACCGCAGAGGAATATTGAGAGGGAGAGACTCTCATGAGTGATGGGAGTGGCGGCGCCTGGGATAGGGAATCGCTAGCACAGACGCGTTTCGTTCCCTAGCGTCTAGGGTTGTCGACTTTTGGGCCTTGGGCTGGATTAGGCCGGCCTAGCTGGGGTCCTCTCCTGCATGCGATTAATCTTCTTTGATGTGTTTTCGCCTCAGATAAATCTTCATTGACACGCTGATTGAATCAGGTGACGTCTCCAGCCACTAGAACTTTTACCATTCCTGATGACCTGTCGGCCTGTGTGACACATGTTCGGCTGCAAACACAAACTCAGTGTATGTGGTATGTTTTTGTGATGCATCTAAGCCAATGTCAGGAGTGCTACAATTTTGTTGTACCGTGAGTGCTAAGGAAAAGGGAGATTTTGTTGTAATGTGAGTGCTAAGGAGAAGGGAATATAGATTGTTTGTGTTTTCTTTAAGCAGGAAAGAGAGATGTGCAAAGAGAGCAAACAAGCCGCGTCTCTACTCTACGCGAGACCTTACCAAGCCAAAATTTGGGCCTGCAAAGAAATATTCTGCTATGCACGTTGCGCTACGTGGATGTCCAACTTGATTTCTTCACGATGATATATACATATACAATAGACATGTACGAAGCAAGACTTTATTGGCTTGGACATACCAAATTACCAATGGTACCGGCGTTTAGAACGAGCACCATACACCAAAAAAACATGTCATTCTTGAAGGTAGTTGTCTTCGTTAAGAGCGATTTGTCATGTCGCAGCGCGCGGACATGTCACTACGGAAGAGTCACTAGATCGTTTGAGTTTtttttctcccggtgcaacgcatgggcacttttgctagtatttAAAAAGGAAAGACAAGATGGGGCTGTTTGTCAACTGCTGCTTGGCATGCTATTAGGAAGTGCTTGCATGTAGGAGGATGCTGTGTGTGAGAGACAGACTTGTACTAACAAGCATAGACGACGGCTGAAGATTCATATGCATATGACCCTGGCGATGGGAGGAGGCAGGCTGCAGGCAGGCATGGCGTTGGAGGAGCGCGCCCGCGCGTCCTGGTGTTGTGTGCTCCAACAGAAGGCTCTGACTTTTCATGGGAAGCCAAGTTAATTATCAAACCCTTGGCGGCGCCGAGAGGCCAGCGACGCACGGAGTGTCATCTTTGTCGCAGCAGCCAGCTTGCAGACGAACTTTGGCAGCAGTCAGGTGTCCTGGCGCGCGCTGCAGGCCACGCACGGGCACCCAGAGCCTGGCGTCCCGGGCATACCAGTGACTGACGAACCTAGCTGCACCACGGCGGGTCATCTTCCCCACGGACTTGAAAAGGAGACAGACAGAGGGGTTCTGGATGTGGTGATCACGAACGCCCACGCCACCTTGGCGACGAGGCGCGCAGTCACCGCCGCTCCATTCGGAAGATGGTGGTCGCAGCGAGGAGGATCACTCCCTGTCCCATGGCGAACGAGGGTGAGGCACGCAGCCGTGCTGAGGAGGCTCTCCTTCTGGCCCCAGGTTTCGCTCACCGCGGCGCTCGGCACGCACATGCTCATCCGCCGGCGAGGCGCGCCATGCATGGGAGGTGGTCGCGCGCCGCCCTTCTCCCCGCCTGAAAGCGTCGCGCGGTGAGGATGAGGAGACTCCTGCCTCGGTCAGCGTCCAGCAAGCCTGCTCTTGGCCTAAGATGGCAGATGACGAAGCCGTCCTCCACGTGCGGGCAGAGGACACTGAGGGACATGGCTGGCTGCGATGGAGAAGCCCGATCGAGAGATTCAGTTAAGGGACGGTGGATATTGATCGTGGCGAGAACCAACCTTGTCCGCTTCAATGTGGACCGTCCGTTAATTGTCACTGCTATATCTTCTTCGGCGGTGCACGCTCTGCTCGCGTCCAACTTGCCGGCATCGCGGAGTCCGTGGGCTAGCTTCGCTCTATCTCTCTCTCCTTCGCGCACAACTCGTGCTCATCGCGGAGTCCGTACGTGAACATTCTAGTTCACCGGGGTGGCGGCGCAACAGGCATGGCTTCCAGTTACCATGTGTTTTAATCCATCGAGAGAAGATTCAGCCTAAACAAAGTGAAAGCAGAAGATGCTAGAACGTCGTTAGCACTGATCACAAGGAAGGGCCAATTGAGCCCGTCTCTTGCTAGCTTCAAGTCCACCGTCACGACGTGCGCTGCCGGCCCCTGGAGCCAGCCATTGAGCAACTCGCCGGCTTCTGCTGGAACCCCACCTGAAGAAGCATCAGAGGCTTCTGCTGGAACGCGCGCGCTGACGCGGCAGATCGAGGCGCCACAGCGCGAACCCTGTACGTGGCCATGTCAGACGTACACCGCCATGCGGAGCGGAGGCCGTTGTTGAGAGCATCGCGGAGCCAGGTGGGCGTCGCGCTCTGGCTCTTCTTCCTTTCCTTTCCTTGTGGACACACCTCCACGGGTGCGCCGTGCCGCAAGCAAGTCGCTGCATGCGCCTGTCGGTGCCGGCGCCATCGTGAAGACATGAACTGAGGCTGCAGATGGTCACCGGAGTGGTGGTGTCCGGCACCATGCACATGCGGCCCGAACTGAGGCCGCCTGCAAATCGCGGTGGCGCCACTCCTAGCTAGTCCCCGCGCGCCGTGCTCATGACGCTCGCTCGCTCGCCGTGATTGACGCGGTCACCGTCATCTTCACTTTTGGAAAACTTGGCTAGTGCATCAAttcaatatggtatcagagccaggaggtctcaagttCAAACCCCGGCTTACGTACTATTTAATCTAAAAATAGTTGCAGCCTCCCATTTATCCCACGTCTAATGTCTTCCCGTTTGTCCAGCCTAGACGTGAGGGGGAGTGTTAAAATATATAGCTTAGCTCTTTCcaacagttcggacttttggaaaACTTGGCTAGTGCATCAATTCAATACGCACGGCACAAGACAAGGTGATCTCCAGCCAGCATGGACAGCGTGTAGTCCATCATGTTGGGGGCCAGCGGCCTTAGCACGCACGTGCGGGGTAGCACGATTCAAGCGCGCGCGAGCGAGCCATGGAATTGGGGCGTGAAGCTCTCCCTTCATTTAGAGCATCTCTTGCACATACCTCGTCCCGTCCCGCATCTCTTTTTCTAGTAGTTCTTTTTTTCAGGCCCCAACGCTTGTTGCATTCCACGAAAGTAGCCTGGTACGCCCAAGTTCTTATAACCAGATTACAGAAATTCCAGCAAGTTACAAAGGAGTAGCAGAAGACAAATAAAAAAAACAATGGCAAACTAGAAGCCAGCGAGGGAGGTTAGCATCACAAGCCAAGGCTAGTACCTCATGTGACAAGCACCATGACCTAGCAGAGTGCGCGACGGGCGGCAACGAAGGACCTGCAGAACCGAGACCCAAGCACAGTCGAAGGGCGTCGGAAAGGCGAGACATCACCGGTGTGCCGACCCCGTGGTCGAAGGGCGATGCAGGGTCAAGTCACGCCACAAGCACGAACCGGAGCAGAGTCATAACCAGCAAGCCACCTCGAGGACCTCAAGCTGGCCGCCAAGGAGGATCTCCGGTGAGAACCTCAACGCCGGAGGCAAGCGGCCCAACGAAACAGGTAGCTAAATACGTGGAGACCAAACATGAGCACACCAAGAAGCGTCACCGGCACTGTCGAAGGGCGTCAGATAGCCGAGACCGTGCGACGACGCTCGGTGTGCCATCGGCGAAGCCGAAGGGCATTGTGCCGCTGAGACCAAGCACAGACGAAGGGCGTCGCATACTGAGTCTGGGGCGATGTCACCGGTCTGCCACCCCCGTGGTCGAAGAGCAACGCAAGCCAAGGCCATCCTAGGACGTCCAGGTAGCATAGTATGGGCCACCATGACAACAACCTAGCCCCAGAAGGATACGAGCCAAGGGTCAGCGAGAAGACTAGAGGCATAGCTATCGACACGTGCAAAGCTCCAGGACGTTGCCTCCAAGGAGGAAGAACGACGCAGAGAGCaccgtgatgtctacgccccctccttttcctgtagacagtgttgggcctccaagagcagaggtttgtagaacagcagcaagttttcccttaagtggatcacccaaggtttatcgaactcagggaggaagaggtcaaagatatccctctcatgcaaccctgcaaccacaaagcaagaagtctcttgtgtccccaacacacctaataggtgtactagttcggcgaagagatagtgaaatacaggtggtataaataagcagtagcaacggtgccagaaaatagcttgctggcgtgtagttgatggtggtagtattgcagcagtagtaacgcagtaaaacagtaaacaagcagcgatagcagtatttaggaacaaggcctagggattagactttcactagtggacactctcaacattgatcacataacagaatagataaatgcatactctacactcttgttggatgatgaacatattgcgtaggattacacgaaccctcaatgccggagttaacaagctccacaattcaatgttcatatttaaataaccttagagtgcatgaaagatcaattcgactaaaccaagtactaacatattatgcacactgtcaccttcacactatgtaggaggaatagatcacatcaataccatcatagcaatagttaacttcataatctacaagagatcataatcatagcatacgccaagtactaacacggatgcacacactgtcaccattacaccgtgcaggaggaataaaactactttaataacattgctagagtagcacatagataaattgtgatacaaaatacattgcaatcataaagagatataaataagcacttcactatgccattcacaacagtgaataagtattctgtgaaatatagcctaagagacccacacggtgcacacactgtcacctttacacacgtgtgacaaggagtctccggagatcacatgagtaaaattcactcgactagcataatgacatctagattacaagcatcatcatatgaatctcaatcatgtaaggcagctcatgagattattgtattgaagcacatatgagagagatgaaccacatagctaccggtacagccccgagcctcgatggagaactactccctcctcatgggagcagcagcggtgatgaagatggcggtggagatggcagcggtgtcgatggaggagccttccggtggcacttccccgtcccggcggcgtgccggaacagagactcctgtcccccagatcttggcttcgcgatggcggtggctctggaaggtttctgtgggtttcatcgaacgtaatagggttttcgcgacggaggctttaaataggcggaagggcaaggtcggtggacttctggggggcccacactataggggggtgcggcccccctctggccccgccggcctagggtctggtggccctatgcccctctctggcggttctcgtgtgttctggatgcttccgggcaaaataggaacctgggcgttgatttcgtccgattccgagaatatttcgttactaggatttctgaaaccaaaaacagcagaaaacaggaactggcactgtggcatctcgtcaataggttagttccgaaaaacgcataaatatgacataaagtgtgcataaaacatgtagatatcatcaataatgtggcatggaacataagaaattatcgatacgtcggagacgtatcagcatccccaagcttagttctgctcgtcccgagcaggtaaaacgataacaaagataatttctgaagtgacatgccatcataaacttgatcatattgtaaacatatgtagtgaatgcagcgatcaaaataatgtaaatgacatgagtaaacaagtgaatcatatagcaaagacttttcatgaatagtactttcaagacaagcatcaataagtcttgcataagagttaactcataaagcaataattcaaagtagaggcattgaagcaacacaatggaagatgaagtttcagcggttgctttcaacttataacatgtatatctcatggataattgtcaatgcaaagcaatataacaaatgcaatatgcaaatatgtaagaatcaatgcaaagttcacacaagtgtttgcttcttgaggtggagagaaataggtgaactgactcaacaataaaagtaaaagaatggtccttcaaagaggaaagcatcgattgctatatttgtgctagagctttgattttgaaaacataaagagagcataaaaataaagttttgagaggtgtatgttgttgtcaacgaatggtagcgggtactctaacccccttgccagacaaaccttcaaagagcggctcccattttattttatttttgggtggcactccttccaacctttctttcacaaaccatggctaaccgaatcctcgggtgcctgccaacaatctcataccatgaaggagtgcctttttattttagttttattatgatgacactcctcccaacctttgcttacacaagccatggctaaccgaatccttcgggtgccgtccaacaatcacataccatggaggagtgtctatttttgttaattaatttgggactgggaatcccattgccagctctttttgcaaaattatcggataagcggatgaagccactagtccattggtgaaagttgcccaacaagattgaaagataaacaccacatagttcctcatgagctataaaacattgacacaaatcagaggtgataaattttgaattgtttaaaggtagcactcaagcaatttactttggaatggcaggaaataccatgtagtaggtaggtatggtggacacaaatggcatagtgttgtttggctcaaggatttggatgcatgagaagtattccctctcgatacaaggtttaggctagcaaggttgtttgaaacaagcacaagtatgaactagtacagcaaaactcacataaaagacatattacaagcattataagactatacatcgtcttccttgttgttcaaacaccttactagaaattatctagaccttagagagaccaattatgcaaaccaaattttagcatgctctatgtattcttcactaataggtgcaaagtatatgatgcaagagcttaaacatgagcacaacaattgccaagtatcacattacccaagacattatagcaatcactacatgtagcattttccaattccaaccatataacaatttaacgaagaggaaacttcgccatgaatattatgagctaagaacacatgtgttcatatgaaccagcggagcgtgtctctctcccatacagtgaatgctaggatccatttattcaaacaaaacaaaaaacaaaaacaaaccgacgctccaagcaaagcacataagatgtgatggaataaaaatatagtttcaggggaggaacctgataagttgtcgatgaagaaggggatgccttgggcatccccaagcttagacgcttgagtcttcttgaaatatgcaggggtgaaccaccggggcatccccaagcttagagctttcactctccttgatcgtagtatatcatcctcctctcttgacccttgaaaacttcctccacaccaaactcaaaacaaactcattagagggttagtgcataataaaaattcacatgttcagaggtgacacaatcattcttaacacttctggacattgcccaaagctactggaaggtaatggaacaaagaaatccacccaacacagcgaaagaagcaatacgaaataaaaggcagaatctgtcaaaacagaacagtccgtaaagatgaattttaaaatggcaccagacttgctcaaatgaaaatgcccaaattgaatgaaagttgcgtacatatatgtggatcacgcacgtaaattggcataattttctgagctacctacagcgaggcaggtcggaattcgtgacagcaaagaaatctgttactgcgtagtaatccaaatctagtatcaacctttctatcaaagactttacttggcacaacaatgcaataaaataagataaggagaggttgctacagtagtaacaacttccaagactcaaatacaaaataaaattactgtagcaaaataaacacatgggttatctcccaagaagttctttctttatagccattaagatgggctcagcaattttgatgatgcactcgcaagaaatagtatttgaagcaaaagagagcatcaagaggcaaattgaaaacacatttaagtctaacatgcttcctatgcataggaatcttgtaaataaacaagttcattaagagcaaagtgacaagcataggaagataaaacaagtgtagcttcagaaatttcagcacatagagaggtgttttagtaacatgaaaatttttgcaaccatattttcctctctcataataactttcagtagtgtcatgagcaaacgcaacaatataactatcacataaagcattcttatcatgagtctcatgcataaaattattactctccacataagcataatcaattttattagttgtagtgggagcaaattcaacaaagtagctatcattattattctcatcatcaaatataggaggcatattgtaatcataatcaaatttatcctccataacaggtggtaacaaaagactactatgattataatcatcataaatgggaggcaaagtatcatcaaagtaaattttctcctcaattcttgggggactaaaaagatcatgctcatcaaaaccagcttccccaagcttagaattttccatagcattagcaacaatagtgttcaaagcattcatagtaataacattcccattagcatgcatataaagttccatgggttttttaattctctcttcaaacacatcatgtcctaattcaagataaagttcataaagatctctcattttgttgttgtcttccattaagccttactagtgtaaaacaagaaacaaaaagttgcaattgcaggatctaaaggaaatagcttcgagtacttacaacggcgaaaatagcttagtagccgagatccggagtgtgagtaccttttacctttcctccccggcaacggcgccagaaaatagcttgatgtctacgccccctccttttcctgtagacagtgttgggcctccaagagcagaggtttgtagaacagcagcaagttttcccttaagtgggtcacccaaggtttatcgaactcagggaggaagaggtcaaagatatccctctcatgcaaccctgcaaccacaaagcaagaagtctcttgtgtccccaacacacctaataggtgtactagttcggcgaagagatagtgaaatacaggtggtataaattgaaggagatatgccctagaggcaat
This Lolium perenne isolate Kyuss_39 chromosome 1, Kyuss_2.0, whole genome shotgun sequence DNA region includes the following protein-coding sequences:
- the LOC127327909 gene encoding uncharacterized protein codes for the protein MAMAMAAARKATSSATARSAASRFVQTRPRSSSVGEEEKLAREAVGREIQQKKEELYDVIAKAEQSFGTSNFQNLRLLQHLSVQANPRPWDWEWRHLRFSRRVNSVLEMAGFVSLGCMVSHWSKKYKQLREAREELRGLEEELRVLKEEHEAGEWHRPMSNQD